In the Opitutaceae bacterium genome, one interval contains:
- a CDS encoding heparinase II/III family protein, with translation MSPRDSSAFHRLAPGRFGLTFRSPPDTVMRIEVTFGIPSCYLNPFFRYACRTDPSTPFTFPHFRFNPGPPGRRVGPWPGWRGIPNLPGIRLKSGGILVPGSFFFLGDEEATGVLRAIFTLEAALGDATILVVDDDRILPEAIRWFPGGTSRASHHPVALRPELIGQHPRLLLGRDDLDSIRRRRLGHGFHFQHLVDLLADADRPFEVTPESKALPGPERLSPEDHLLIHALMALVDPAENTLKTARKTLRQHLRMASRPDYPPMGIDTQSGESLFIACLAFDWLHNNLPETEQRAARRALRKMAEICRHHLGPERRDYGQAHYLGCGLGLLTYAFLMWETDPEAAAWAAELRGAFDRVLDMLPPDGAYPHGINLWIYEYGFILRWLEVIRHCTGENLWSVNPHFARASRFRAATTSADNLHGITFGDPQFRVSGDSWCHFLIAARTGSTAAQALGNQLIDNPHAGIDHRHIPPRRRVYEYLWHEPKQKAAKLADGLHVFRDTGQVFLRRSGRLLTLRSGPLLGRQRRSGGEWGGYGHSDPCQGAFLLWSDEHFVASGPGPVYRRDTAMHNAITIDGRGQAGDGGVWAPDFLPPEFIPENPEVVTGKDKITIRMDLTPTYLRHLGVIRHIRTLHIDDRMTIVGRDEVKLRRARRIGWHFHSWCPVRIIRKRDKPEFTLGSLARIVFRRSTGTVLSNRPEDFVPAYPHDGRRGREITVRRYAAQTVFNWQLDWL, from the coding sequence ATGAGTCCCCGCGATTCCTCCGCCTTTCACCGTCTCGCCCCCGGCCGGTTCGGGCTCACCTTCCGGTCACCTCCGGACACCGTCATGCGGATCGAGGTGACCTTCGGGATTCCCTCCTGTTACTTGAATCCATTTTTCCGATACGCATGCCGGACCGACCCGTCCACGCCGTTCACTTTTCCCCACTTCCGCTTCAACCCCGGGCCACCGGGCCGGAGGGTCGGGCCGTGGCCGGGGTGGCGCGGAATCCCGAATCTTCCCGGAATCCGACTGAAATCCGGCGGCATCCTCGTCCCCGGCAGTTTCTTCTTTCTCGGCGATGAGGAAGCGACCGGCGTGCTTCGAGCGATCTTCACCCTCGAAGCAGCCCTGGGCGATGCGACCATTCTCGTGGTTGACGATGATCGGATCCTCCCCGAAGCCATCCGTTGGTTTCCGGGCGGGACCTCGCGGGCCTCCCACCATCCCGTCGCGCTCCGACCAGAACTGATCGGGCAACATCCAAGGCTCCTTTTGGGTCGGGACGACCTCGACTCAATCCGCCGGCGGAGGCTCGGGCACGGATTTCATTTCCAGCATCTGGTCGACCTGCTGGCAGACGCCGACCGTCCGTTCGAAGTCACCCCGGAATCCAAGGCGCTTCCCGGTCCGGAGAGGCTATCGCCGGAAGACCACCTTCTCATCCACGCTTTGATGGCCTTGGTCGACCCGGCAGAGAACACGTTGAAGACCGCCCGCAAGACCCTGCGGCAGCACCTCCGAATGGCCAGTCGGCCCGATTATCCGCCGATGGGAATCGACACCCAGAGCGGGGAATCGCTCTTCATTGCCTGCCTGGCCTTCGACTGGCTCCACAACAACCTTCCGGAGACCGAGCAACGGGCCGCCCGGCGGGCCCTGCGCAAGATGGCCGAAATCTGCCGTCATCACCTAGGACCCGAAAGACGGGATTACGGGCAGGCCCACTACCTCGGATGCGGCCTCGGGCTGCTCACCTATGCTTTTCTCATGTGGGAAACCGATCCCGAGGCAGCCGCCTGGGCTGCGGAGTTGCGGGGCGCCTTCGACCGTGTTCTCGACATGCTTCCACCCGACGGCGCCTACCCGCACGGAATCAATCTCTGGATCTACGAGTACGGTTTCATCCTCCGGTGGCTGGAAGTGATCCGTCACTGCACGGGAGAAAACCTCTGGTCGGTCAACCCGCACTTTGCCCGGGCCTCACGCTTCCGGGCTGCGACCACTTCTGCCGACAACCTCCACGGGATAACCTTTGGCGACCCGCAGTTCCGGGTATCGGGCGACAGCTGGTGTCATTTCCTGATCGCCGCGCGGACCGGTTCGACCGCCGCTCAGGCACTCGGGAATCAACTCATAGACAACCCCCACGCCGGGATTGATCACCGTCACATCCCTCCACGCCGGCGGGTTTATGAATATCTTTGGCATGAGCCGAAGCAGAAGGCAGCAAAGCTCGCCGACGGCCTCCACGTTTTCCGTGACACCGGGCAGGTCTTTCTGCGCCGATCCGGTCGATTGCTGACCCTGCGCTCCGGTCCCCTCCTCGGCCGGCAACGGCGATCCGGAGGTGAATGGGGTGGTTACGGCCACAGCGACCCCTGCCAGGGTGCCTTTCTGCTCTGGAGCGACGAACACTTCGTCGCCAGCGGACCGGGGCCGGTCTATCGGAGGGATACCGCGATGCACAATGCCATCACCATCGACGGTCGGGGACAGGCCGGGGACGGAGGGGTCTGGGCGCCCGATTTCCTTCCCCCGGAGTTCATCCCGGAAAATCCCGAGGTCGTCACAGGGAAAGACAAGATCACCATCCGGATGGATCTGACGCCGACCTACCTGCGCCATCTCGGCGTGATCCGCCATATCCGGACCCTGCACATCGATGACCGGATGACCATCGTCGGGAGAGACGAAGTGAAGCTGCGGCGTGCCCGCCGGATTGGCTGGCACTTCCATAGCTGGTGCCCGGTCCGGATCATCCGCAAACGGGACAAACCGGAATTCACTCTGGGCTCACTAGCTCGGATCGTCTTCCGCCGTTCGACCGGCACCGTCCTTTCCAATCGGCCGGAGGACTTCGTCCCGGCCTACCCTCATGACGGGCGGCGCGGACGCGAAATCACCGTCAGACGATACGCCGCGCAAACGGTCTTCAACTGGCAACTGGACTGGCTCTGA
- a CDS encoding DUF2141 domain-containing protein: MIRKLGLNLFWLVAFSTQVLASGMTGPDIVVVVEGAKTTTGHIMVAIYGSEDSWLKEPLLARKARPGPDGRTEIVFKREELPEEFAISLYHDVNDNGAMETGFMRIPKEPYGFSNNPGFRMGPPLYAPSIVKRDEVEREVVIHLR, translated from the coding sequence ATGATCCGTAAACTGGGGCTGAATCTCTTTTGGTTGGTCGCGTTCTCGACCCAGGTCCTCGCGTCCGGAATGACCGGGCCTGATATCGTGGTGGTGGTGGAGGGGGCGAAGACCACGACGGGCCACATCATGGTGGCGATCTACGGGTCCGAGGATTCATGGCTGAAGGAGCCGTTGCTGGCCCGCAAGGCGAGGCCTGGGCCGGACGGGCGGACCGAGATCGTCTTCAAGCGCGAAGAGCTACCCGAAGAGTTCGCGATCAGCCTGTACCACGATGTCAACGACAATGGCGCGATGGAGACCGGCTTCATGCGGATACCAAAGGAACCCTATGGGTTCTCCAACAATCCCGGATTCCGGATGGGTCCGCCCCTCTATGCGCCGTCGATCGTCAAGCGGGATGAAGTCGAGCGCGAGGTCGTCATTCACCTGAGATAG
- a CDS encoding phytanoyl-CoA dioxygenase family protein has protein sequence MSTPSMSELRKSYQENGWVMVEGVFSAEEIESVCREAMEISAKELKDSEAGYGADIAEDGTLAPRKIDHPFRKSAIFRQAALNRKLGGILEHLLERKPLLARDQIFMKPPRFGSAKPYHQDNAYFLCEPADDVITAWIAMDDVDEENGCLRYIDGSHKLGLVPHEPIPGEPHNKAPRADLVDLSREKLGCVRKGGVLIHHGYTLHTSHRNHSERWRRAYATHWVTDRAVSSIGILDDAIFLSELYPK, from the coding sequence ATGAGTACGCCATCGATGAGCGAATTGAGGAAATCCTATCAGGAAAACGGGTGGGTTATGGTGGAGGGAGTGTTCTCTGCGGAGGAAATCGAATCCGTCTGCCGGGAAGCCATGGAAATCAGCGCCAAGGAGCTGAAGGATTCCGAGGCGGGCTATGGTGCCGACATCGCTGAAGACGGAACGCTGGCTCCACGCAAGATCGACCATCCGTTCAGAAAGAGCGCGATCTTCAGGCAGGCCGCACTGAATCGGAAGCTGGGCGGGATCCTCGAGCACCTTCTCGAACGCAAGCCCCTGCTGGCCCGCGACCAGATCTTCATGAAGCCCCCCAGGTTTGGCTCCGCGAAACCCTATCATCAGGACAACGCCTATTTCCTCTGTGAGCCGGCCGATGATGTCATCACGGCCTGGATCGCAATGGACGACGTTGACGAAGAGAACGGATGCCTGCGATATATCGACGGGTCCCACAAGCTCGGCCTCGTCCCCCACGAACCGATTCCAGGTGAACCCCACAACAAGGCGCCTCGAGCCGACCTGGTTGATCTGAGCCGGGAAAAACTGGGTTGTGTCCGAAAGGGAGGCGTGCTCATTCATCACGGCTATACACTTCATACGTCGCATCGAAACCATTCGGAACGGTGGCGCCGCGCCTATGCCACCCATTGGGTAACGGACCGCGCTGTCAGTTCGATCGGAATTCTCGATGACGCCATTTTCCTAAGTGAACTCTATCCGAAATGA
- a CDS encoding heparinase II/III family protein: protein MMQSPYPEIGLIRRNFEHPALASVRSALENRVLGEDYRLIEEAETNDQTQAITYLAGLIEEMVLYHAASGRSEPADLALAAVEKVMEFPRWDYFLEAGRIPMAIQRASRAVTAVSYAIEFLGDRVSRATRDRWLDAMITRGIEPNFVCLEGLRHPEQVVGWGFDPGCKHLERYPEQIHQDFSRWPWILYPTNLRAASMNGMLTGAVCVLRSRGRSADTDRWIEMAEHHFETFGDLFCADGSNDEGVSYSGYTALQVLEVAVHLQAIDGRDRSGVVNWPGYIRFLVGMHCPVAGNLSHVVNFGDCLTPASSEVVLWIAALYQSPIAQWVALNLSQALDAHALLRHDPDLEAEAPDEGPSLWKSDLDWIVGRTGHSSDDLVVALRSGGPFNHEHADRNSVIVKFGGEVLVVDPHRPPYMRTDPAWVMRTTLGHSAVLIDGRGHQYHDGSMGTNPSDAVARITNWNREGSIMTWSSDATQAYHLVNADVVSAIRSVLVITELPLVLIADRVAKKSVASKIQARFFVDNKDGNGRIEAADGRFKVNRPGAFLLGMSACDPAPVIRSARVESGPEMTDAYPYVEFESVESMTPFLLTVLVPVKTGSDAPVMAIDPVGDRPGQITVEGAGRKFTVIVDPAGNGPVFRVSSEGPGND, encoded by the coding sequence ATGATGCAGTCTCCCTACCCTGAGATCGGGCTCATCCGCAGGAACTTCGAGCACCCGGCGCTGGCGTCGGTTCGGTCGGCGCTGGAGAACAGAGTCCTTGGGGAGGACTACCGGTTGATCGAAGAGGCAGAGACCAACGATCAGACGCAGGCCATCACCTATCTGGCCGGTCTGATTGAGGAGATGGTTCTGTATCATGCGGCTTCCGGGCGTTCGGAGCCTGCGGATCTCGCTTTGGCGGCGGTCGAGAAGGTGATGGAGTTCCCACGGTGGGATTATTTCCTCGAGGCGGGCAGGATTCCGATGGCGATCCAGCGTGCATCGCGGGCGGTGACGGCGGTCAGCTATGCGATCGAGTTCCTGGGCGACCGGGTGAGCAGGGCGACCCGCGATCGCTGGCTCGATGCCATGATCACGCGGGGAATCGAGCCGAATTTCGTTTGTCTGGAGGGGTTGCGGCATCCCGAGCAGGTCGTCGGTTGGGGATTTGACCCGGGGTGCAAGCATCTCGAGCGCTACCCCGAACAAATCCATCAGGATTTCAGCCGGTGGCCCTGGATTCTCTACCCGACCAATCTGCGAGCGGCGTCGATGAACGGCATGTTGACCGGCGCAGTCTGTGTCCTGCGCTCCCGCGGACGATCGGCTGACACGGACCGCTGGATCGAAATGGCGGAGCATCACTTCGAGACCTTCGGCGATCTCTTCTGCGCGGATGGGTCGAATGATGAGGGTGTTTCCTATTCTGGATATACGGCCCTTCAGGTCCTCGAGGTGGCTGTTCACCTCCAGGCCATTGACGGAAGGGATCGGTCCGGTGTCGTCAACTGGCCCGGCTACATCCGGTTCCTGGTCGGGATGCATTGCCCGGTCGCCGGAAACCTGTCGCACGTGGTGAACTTTGGCGACTGCCTGACACCGGCCAGCAGCGAAGTGGTCCTGTGGATCGCCGCCCTTTATCAGAGTCCAATCGCCCAATGGGTTGCACTCAATTTGTCCCAGGCACTCGACGCGCATGCTCTGCTCCGCCATGATCCCGACCTTGAGGCGGAGGCGCCGGATGAGGGCCCCAGTCTTTGGAAATCCGACCTCGACTGGATCGTGGGTCGGACCGGCCACTCGTCCGACGATCTCGTGGTGGCCCTGCGAAGCGGCGGGCCGTTCAACCATGAACACGCCGACCGCAACTCGGTTATTGTGAAATTCGGCGGTGAGGTTCTCGTCGTCGATCCACATCGGCCGCCCTATATGCGCACGGATCCGGCCTGGGTGATGCGGACGACTCTCGGCCACAGCGCGGTGTTGATCGACGGAAGAGGACATCAGTATCACGACGGGAGCATGGGGACGAACCCTTCGGACGCGGTGGCGCGAATAACGAATTGGAACCGCGAGGGATCGATCATGACCTGGTCGAGCGATGCCACCCAGGCCTATCACCTGGTCAACGCCGACGTGGTGTCGGCGATCCGTTCCGTGCTGGTCATCACGGAACTGCCCCTTGTTCTGATTGCCGACCGGGTGGCGAAGAAGTCGGTCGCTTCGAAAATCCAGGCCCGTTTCTTTGTCGACAACAAGGATGGAAATGGACGAATCGAGGCGGCGGATGGTCGATTCAAGGTGAACCGGCCCGGGGCCTTCCTTCTCGGGATGTCGGCCTGCGATCCGGCTCCAGTCATCAGATCGGCCAGAGTGGAGTCCGGCCCCGAGATGACCGACGCCTATCCCTATGTGGAGTTCGAGTCGGTTGAATCGATGACTCCGTTCCTGCTCACCGTGCTGGTCCCGGTGAAGACCGGATCCGACGCCCCCGTCATGGCAATCGATCCGGTCGGTGATCGACCCGGGCAGATCACCGTCGAGGGTGCGGGACGGAAGTTCACTGTGATCGTGGATCCAGCAGGGAACGGGCCGGTCTTCCGGGTGTCGTCAGAGGGACCTGGTAACGATTGA
- a CDS encoding phytanoyl-CoA dioxygenase family protein yields the protein MLIPNNAAAQIKKDYDRDGYIHLPGFLNADEVRELLANLDRFVREVVPGLPKTDVFYEDKSQSTTLKQLIRINQHDGWFGRMMDDSDFTRLAELLLGRKTASRNMQYFNKPPRIGLATPPHQDGYYWMIDPCEGLTMWLALEEVDEENGCVRYARGSHLRGMRPHSRTQTLGFSQGISDFPNADDRASEVVTRARPGDLLVHDARTVHWADANTSASRTRKAMGLVYFSDRAKVDAEASAAYQKKLAEELEKAGKI from the coding sequence ATGCTGATCCCCAACAACGCCGCCGCTCAAATCAAAAAGGACTACGATCGCGACGGCTACATCCACCTGCCCGGTTTTCTCAATGCCGATGAAGTCCGCGAGCTTCTCGCCAACCTGGACCGCTTCGTCCGTGAAGTCGTGCCGGGCCTGCCCAAGACCGATGTCTTCTACGAGGACAAGAGTCAGTCCACCACCCTCAAGCAGCTGATCCGCATCAATCAACACGACGGCTGGTTCGGGCGGATGATGGATGACAGTGACTTCACCCGGCTGGCCGAACTCCTGCTCGGGCGAAAAACGGCGTCACGCAACATGCAGTATTTCAACAAGCCGCCACGGATCGGGCTGGCCACTCCACCCCATCAGGACGGCTATTACTGGATGATCGATCCCTGCGAAGGACTGACCATGTGGCTGGCACTTGAAGAGGTCGACGAAGAGAACGGCTGTGTCCGCTACGCCAGAGGCTCCCATCTTCGCGGCATGCGTCCGCACTCCCGCACACAAACTCTCGGCTTCTCCCAGGGCATCAGCGATTTTCCCAACGCCGATGATCGGGCCAGCGAAGTGGTCACCCGCGCCCGGCCAGGTGATCTCCTTGTCCACGACGCCAGGACCGTCCACTGGGCCGACGCCAATACCTCGGCCTCCCGGACTCGAAAGGCCATGGGTCTCGTCTATTTCTCCGATCGGGCAAAGGTCGACGCGGAGGCGAGTGCGGCCTACCAGAAAAAGCTGGCGGAAGAACTCGAAAAAGCGGGCAAGATCTGA
- a CDS encoding heparinase II/III family protein, protein MPRIKRPHIALTAEKTGSLRSVDEVREATREGTGRDLWQGILSRAEADLNRPPITPWSEFPERELIHARHGNADWTACFAAGQRVLRGALVHLVTGDVRFRDLSLRQIASLFDPEDWPMWCDQAHLHQGSPPVDLRTGMLCHDLALAYDWLHPSLTDSERRFIIEGIDRRGIQPYLARLPGNPFWLNETHNWTTCIVGGLGIAGMALGDDHPDSQRLVAIAEPIMAKCLEAYGPEGEFNESVGYAGAIQLLVNYYLARRYQTGDRDNRLGQAPFPQACHWVMRFTNPPGHYLPFGDAHLRMPVAAQSFAAVAAATRDRVLQWFFATHYQAEQVLRHDCRGFLLFDDTLEPEPPGPEFPLGRAYHAYGQCISSRTDWNPHTTACVVAGKAGREHNHAHNDVGQVVIDGHGEPLIVDLGSCLYPSAELWDERHRFYNFSGFGHNIPMIGDRELRMTPDAQGRILDASFNRKTGASWTIDSTAAYEDVRSVTRTVVHLFPGIVAVLDLVELKRPEKVVLRWHTVDRCSPDPDGAFLVKGEIARLAGRVINLNRREIRIRRGEHAYKAPYDRNRLGELQVQKNESFIETESTDQTVRLLSLFAIFGPDATPSAWMPEGRDSASIPTGDGVVRAGWASGQLRVANLDTGCVVQFPDPG, encoded by the coding sequence GTGCCCCGGATCAAACGCCCCCACATCGCCCTCACCGCAGAGAAAACCGGTTCCCTGCGCTCGGTCGATGAAGTGCGCGAGGCGACCCGGGAGGGCACCGGGCGCGACCTCTGGCAGGGCATCCTCAGTCGGGCCGAGGCCGATCTCAACCGCCCCCCCATCACTCCCTGGTCCGAATTCCCGGAGCGCGAGCTCATCCACGCCCGGCATGGGAATGCGGATTGGACCGCCTGCTTTGCCGCCGGTCAGCGTGTCCTGCGGGGAGCCCTCGTTCACCTCGTGACCGGCGACGTCCGCTTTCGCGATCTGTCCCTCCGGCAGATCGCCTCTCTTTTTGACCCGGAAGACTGGCCGATGTGGTGCGACCAGGCTCATTTGCATCAGGGCTCCCCGCCGGTCGATCTGCGAACCGGCATGCTGTGCCACGATCTCGCCCTGGCCTACGACTGGCTCCATCCATCCCTGACCGATTCCGAGCGCCGTTTCATCATCGAAGGCATCGATCGCAGAGGCATCCAACCCTATCTGGCCCGCCTGCCGGGAAATCCGTTCTGGCTCAACGAAACCCACAACTGGACGACCTGCATCGTCGGCGGACTCGGCATCGCCGGCATGGCTCTCGGCGATGACCACCCGGATTCGCAACGCCTGGTCGCCATCGCGGAACCCATCATGGCGAAATGCCTGGAGGCCTATGGACCGGAGGGCGAATTCAACGAAAGCGTCGGCTATGCCGGAGCCATCCAACTCCTCGTCAACTACTACCTGGCCCGCCGTTACCAGACCGGGGATCGGGACAATCGCCTTGGCCAGGCCCCCTTCCCGCAAGCCTGCCACTGGGTCATGCGTTTCACCAACCCGCCCGGGCACTACCTGCCCTTTGGCGATGCCCACCTCCGGATGCCGGTGGCCGCACAGTCATTCGCGGCGGTGGCTGCGGCGACCCGCGACCGCGTCCTCCAGTGGTTCTTTGCCACCCACTATCAGGCCGAGCAGGTTCTCCGTCACGACTGTCGCGGCTTTCTCCTCTTCGATGACACCCTTGAGCCGGAACCTCCGGGCCCCGAGTTCCCTCTCGGACGAGCCTACCACGCCTATGGCCAGTGTATCAGCAGCCGCACCGATTGGAACCCCCACACGACCGCCTGTGTCGTCGCCGGCAAAGCCGGACGCGAGCACAATCATGCCCATAACGATGTCGGCCAGGTCGTGATCGACGGCCACGGTGAGCCCCTCATCGTCGATCTGGGATCCTGCCTCTACCCCAGTGCCGAGCTCTGGGATGAAAGACACCGGTTCTACAATTTCTCCGGTTTTGGTCACAACATCCCGATGATCGGAGACCGTGAATTGCGGATGACGCCCGATGCCCAGGGGCGCATCCTCGACGCCAGCTTCAATCGCAAGACAGGTGCCTCGTGGACGATTGATTCCACCGCAGCCTACGAGGATGTCCGCTCGGTCACCCGCACGGTTGTCCATCTCTTTCCGGGTATCGTGGCCGTTCTCGATCTTGTCGAACTGAAGCGGCCGGAGAAGGTCGTCTTGCGATGGCATACGGTCGATCGCTGCAGTCCGGATCCGGACGGGGCCTTTCTGGTAAAGGGCGAAATCGCCCGACTGGCGGGAAGGGTCATCAACCTCAATCGGCGGGAAATCCGGATCCGCCGGGGTGAACACGCCTACAAAGCGCCCTACGACCGCAACCGATTGGGCGAGCTTCAGGTCCAGAAGAACGAGAGTTTCATCGAAACGGAATCAACCGACCAGACGGTGAGGCTGCTCAGTCTCTTTGCAATCTTCGGACCCGATGCGACGCCGTCCGCCTGGATGCCCGAAGGGCGGGATTCGGCTTCGATCCCAACCGGAGACGGCGTCGTCCGGGCAGGATGGGCTTCGGGACAGCTCCGGGTTGCAAATCTGGACACTGGATGCGTCGTCCAGTTCCCGGACCCGGGATGA